GCGGGCCGCAGCAGATCGACACGAAATACTCCCTCGAGGCGCGCGAGCTCACCATCGGACGCTCGCCCAAGTGCGATATCTTCCTGAACGACATGACGGTTTCCCGTCATCATGCCGTTGTCATGCCCGTAGGCGACCGCTTCGCCATCCGCGACGAGGATAGCTTCAACGGCGTTTGGATCAACAACGAAAACGTCACCCAGCGCGTTCTGGAAAAGGACGACATCGTTCAGATTGGGGCATTCTGCCTCCTGTACAGCGAATAAGCCTGCACAACAAAATCCAAGAGAAGGGGATCGCATGCAGCTCTTGTCCGGCAACGAGGCCATCGCCCAGGGCGCCTGGGAAGCAGGCGCGCGCATAGGCGTTGGATATCCGGGTACGCCCAGCACGGAAACCATGGAGTCCTTCGGCGCGAAGGAAAACGTGTACGCCGAATGGTGCGCCAACGAGAAGGTTGCCGTGGAGGTTGCCGTAGGGGCAAGCGCCGCCGGCGCGCGTGTACTGGCCACCATGAAGCATGTGGGCGTAAACGTTGCCGCCGACCCCCTGTACACCGCAGCCTACACGGGTGTAAACGGTGGCCTAGTAGTGCTTGCCGCCGACGACCCGGGCATGCATTCCAGCCAGAACGAGCAGGACACGCGCTTCCACGCGCAGGGCGCGCATATTCCCGTCGTGGAGCCCTCCGATTCCGCCGAAGCACGTGAATACACCATGCAGGCGTTCGAAGCGTCCGAGCGTTTTGACATTCCGTTCTTCGTACGTAGCACCGTGCGCGTGAGCCATGCTAAATCCCCTGTTGAAGTAGGCGAGCGCGTTGAACGCGACCTTATTCCCTACGAAAAGGACCCATCCAAGTGGGTCATGATGCCGGCATATGCCAAACCGCGTCGCACGTCGCT
This genomic stretch from Denitrobacterium detoxificans harbors:
- a CDS encoding FHA domain-containing protein, which gives rise to METCPVCNGPVSPQDAACPSCGFKLTGSTQKFQPINLNDDAPRDKQAAEAKVAAQPSASFTVVRGPQQIDTKYSLEARELTIGRSPKCDIFLNDMTVSRHHAVVMPVGDRFAIRDEDSFNGVWINNENVTQRVLEKDDIVQIGAFCLLYSE